The nucleotide sequence AGGCTGCCAATGGACTTATGCAGGGCTCTTCCCGGTTTTGTGGCATGGTGGGTCCGGCAATCGCAGGTCTGATCGTTGCAACATTCGGCGCATCAGTCGCCTTTAGTATTGACGCCGCAACCTTCGCCATCGGGGCGGCAGCCCTGTCCGTGATCCGAGTTAGGCGTCAAAAATCCGAATACACAAATCAGGAGGAAGTACGTACCGTCAGGGCAGTTTTTAGAGACATTCGCACAGGTATTCTGTTTGCATGGCGAGATCCTTTTTTGCGTGCAGTCTTGTTAGTGATTGTTGTGCTTAACTTCTCCATGAGCGGCCCCTTTATCATAGGACTAGCCACATTGTCTAACACCGTGTTTGACAGTGGCGCGTTGAATTTTGGAATCTTACTTGCGGCGTATAGTGGTTCCGGATTGGCAGGCATGTTCATCGCGGGATCTGTCAAAAGATTTAAAAGCCGCAGTATCATACTATTTGCCGTTCCTGCGATTGTCGGTTTGGGTATGATCTCGCTAGGTCTGAATCATCACGTGGTGTTTTTCCTGCTCGTCATTGCCATCATGGGTATGGTTATGGCCTATGGTAACGTAGTTGTCTTCGCATGGATTCAAAGGGTTGTTCCCTCTGACATCATCGGAAGGGTGATGAGTCTTATCATGGTTGCCTCGATTGGCTTGGAACCGGTTTCTTACGCGATTGCCGGCAT is from Gemmatimonadota bacterium and encodes:
- a CDS encoding MFS transporter; the protein is MPILQTISRQLLKITNLEIWKPLLNRDFRMLWFSETLSFLGDRIHFIAIIWLTYEVFESGFAMATVLAVSSIPRSVFMLVGGAISDWWSPKKIALYANLIRAVLLVIFIFLINTEVVSLGMLYVFAVIFGFIGALSYPAFMSLIPLTTNGKNLEAANGLMQGSSRFCGMVGPAIAGLIVATFGASVAFSIDAATFAIGAAALSVIRVRRQKSEYTNQEEVRTVRAVFRDIRTGILFAWRDPFLRAVLLVIVVLNFSMSGPFIIGLATLSNTVFDSGALNFGILLAAYSGSGLAGMFIAGSVKRFKSRSIILFAVPAIVGLGMISLGLNHHVVFFLLVIAIMGMVMAYGNVVVFAWIQRVVPSDIIGRVMSLIMVASIGLEPVSYAIAGMFVDEFVELVFVVSGVMIASIAVILLANGTIMSLYKAEQEMTVDPTD